A region from the Vibrio rumoiensis genome encodes:
- a CDS encoding TonB-dependent receptor, whose protein sequence is MNTLKGLNLTPVSLVLAIAGVASFSVQAEEKSASMDTVVVVASTAPKSISDIPGTVWYVDSDRIEEEARSGKSLGDILAATIPSLDIGSQGRTNTSQNLRGRSALVMIDGVSLNSSRSISRQFDSIDPFNIERIEVLSGATSVYGAGATGGVINIVTKKASDQGLHAETYVGGGSGFNNGEDYDGKIAQSISGGNEKARGRISAVYHDTGAKYDANGDIIVSDITQGSLQYNTVLDLMATGELNLTDTQTLSILAQYYDSQQDSPYGIDFGANFAGLRDESQMNVRSKGYSSDRQGGTERYMVNVNYLNSDFLSQQLMIQASYRKEKMSFIPFIYGSYMAASEQNTEVVSLRMALLKEFGRFNLTYGLDGYIDTLDSSQDIFDPATSLATGGLVNNTYATIGRYPGTEVSSVAGFVQGEFNITDDWVVQGGYRYQYINNKIDDFVAADAQAMIALGGATSADSVEGGSTDYTVGLFNLGTIYHINNMNQIWANFSQGFDLADPAKYYGYGTYQPQANGHLSLTDSVNVSDSELEGMKTNSFEIGMRNQVGEFSIQTAAYISLSDKVTSYDKSTLAVLVSDFDKRVYGLETELNYWLTSNLQIGGLGHVVRSEEKNANGDWVKSAVTTASASKVGAWVGWYDDIYALRLQSNTMFDLSDDSDNELDGYTTVDLTTSVKLPVGSLGFGIQNLLNEDYTTVWGQRAQIYYGGSAPASAFDYKGQGRTYMLSYQVKY, encoded by the coding sequence CCGGGTACGGTTTGGTATGTCGATTCAGATCGCATTGAAGAAGAAGCGCGTAGTGGTAAAAGTTTAGGGGATATTTTAGCTGCCACTATTCCTTCGTTAGACATTGGTAGCCAAGGCCGAACCAATACCTCACAAAACTTACGTGGTCGCTCTGCGTTAGTGATGATTGATGGTGTATCACTAAATTCATCTCGCTCGATTAGTCGCCAATTTGATTCTATCGACCCATTTAATATTGAACGAATTGAAGTGCTTTCCGGTGCGACATCGGTCTACGGGGCTGGGGCTACCGGTGGCGTGATTAATATTGTGACTAAAAAAGCCAGTGATCAAGGCTTGCACGCTGAAACTTACGTTGGTGGCGGCAGTGGTTTTAATAACGGTGAAGACTACGATGGAAAAATTGCCCAATCGATCAGTGGTGGTAATGAAAAAGCCCGAGGTCGAATTTCTGCGGTTTATCACGACACGGGAGCGAAATACGATGCTAATGGCGACATTATTGTGTCGGATATCACTCAAGGCTCTTTGCAATACAACACCGTCTTAGATTTGATGGCAACAGGGGAGCTGAATTTAACCGATACTCAAACCTTGTCTATTCTCGCTCAATATTATGATAGCCAACAAGATAGCCCTTATGGCATCGATTTTGGGGCAAACTTCGCAGGCTTACGAGATGAAAGCCAGATGAATGTTCGCAGCAAAGGCTATTCATCTGACCGCCAAGGTGGAACAGAGCGTTACATGGTGAATGTGAATTATCTCAATTCCGACTTTCTAAGCCAGCAACTCATGATCCAAGCGTCTTATCGTAAAGAGAAAATGTCGTTTATTCCTTTTATTTACGGTAGTTACATGGCGGCTTCAGAGCAGAACACAGAGGTGGTGAGCTTACGAATGGCGTTATTGAAAGAGTTTGGGCGATTTAACCTAACTTACGGCCTTGATGGTTATATCGATACTTTAGACAGCAGCCAAGATATTTTTGACCCAGCAACGAGCCTTGCCACTGGCGGGTTAGTTAATAATACCTATGCCACGATTGGTCGTTATCCAGGTACAGAAGTGTCGTCGGTGGCCGGTTTTGTTCAGGGTGAATTTAACATTACCGATGATTGGGTCGTCCAAGGTGGTTACCGCTATCAATACATTAATAATAAAATTGATGACTTTGTTGCCGCAGATGCTCAAGCGATGATTGCACTCGGTGGCGCGACGTCTGCCGACAGTGTGGAAGGTGGCAGTACCGATTACACGGTTGGGTTATTTAACTTAGGAACGATTTACCATATTAACAATATGAACCAAATCTGGGCGAACTTCTCCCAAGGTTTTGATCTCGCCGATCCCGCTAAATATTACGGCTATGGTACTTATCAGCCGCAAGCAAATGGCCACTTGAGCTTAACTGATAGCGTAAATGTATCGGACAGCGAATTAGAAGGCATGAAAACCAACAGTTTTGAAATTGGTATGCGTAACCAAGTAGGAGAATTTAGCATTCAAACTGCGGCGTATATTTCACTATCGGATAAAGTGACGTCTTACGATAAAAGTACCCTTGCCGTATTAGTCTCCGATTTCGATAAACGGGTTTATGGTTTAGAAACGGAGCTTAATTATTGGCTAACGTCTAACTTGCAAATCGGTGGCTTAGGGCATGTTGTGCGTAGTGAAGAAAAAAATGCCAATGGCGATTGGGTGAAATCGGCTGTCACGACAGCGAGCGCTTCAAAAGTAGGGGCATGGGTTGGTTGGTACGATGATATTTATGCCTTACGCCTACAAAGTAACACCATGTTTGATTTGAGCGATGACTCGGATAACGAACTTGATGGTTACACGACGGTTGATTTAACAACGTCAGTGAAATTACCAGTAGGTAGCTTAGGTTTTGGTATTCAGAACTTACTTAATGAAGATTACACTACCGTTTGGGGGCAACGTGCTCAAATATATTACGGTGGTTCAGCTCCAGCTTCTGCGTTTGACTATAAAGGCCAAGGACGAACTTATATGCTGAGCTATCAGGTTAAATACTAA